A single window of Botrytis cinerea B05.10 chromosome 15, complete sequence DNA harbors:
- the Bcchl1 gene encoding Bcchl1, whose translation MNLSNNTSDMDTEIEIHSPGRDWHHPYTPYPIQETFMQTVWEVLEEGKIGILESPTGTGKSLSLICGGVTWLRGWKGRVFEGLLEGGGGGDGGNGEGIASSTEPEWVIEAARERRKRELVSRREEMERRLERIRERERKDRDRMAGKGDGRSGKRRKIGGDGNGDVNGESAGKNEDEFLLDDWDSDGEAGGSGKKGTGDETIFSKETLELKKSVGLWSQGVEDEDEEPDDEMKIFYCSRTHSQLTQFINELRRVEFPPSIPPSDTSSKASDEKKEPLHEHLKHLTLGSRKNLCINPKVNKLNSVTAINERCAELQQSSTPKEQKCPHLPNKDNKSLVNTFRDHALATIRDIEDMGSLGKEISICPYYASRAAIKPAEIVTLPYPLLLQKSAREALGISLKGHVVIIDEAHNLMDAIAGIYGTEMELRELKLAKEMLGNYFRKFAKRLGGKNRIYVAQTIRVVDSLVGYLVRMLEGSAIDGVVSQKDLLSGKGADQIDLFKLIRYLQESKLARKVESYTDHIRISQPQTSVSSSKNKGPPKSTPILHTLTSLLLALTHPTSEGQLFFLKHENDVTLKFQLLNPAIHFDSIVSSARAVILAGGTMSPFSDYTSILFPSVPAHKIKTLSCGHVIPSSNLFASVVSKGPTGYPFKWTFENRANTEMMDELGRVLVNVCTVVPGGVVVFFPSYRVLDTILARFAVVQQGNNNSTSKPKSLLQRLEEKKTVVREAKEESVEEILRRYGNAIAEGKGGLLFSVVGGKLSEGINFSDDLGRAVVIVGLPFPNARTAEWRRRLRFVEESAVARLSGDYLGSASSSLTRLGLKGGYVEKEKDEEVENGETGRSQNTEPQIQIPIPHEIQAQIAHKAKEEAKDFFENVCMRAVNQSVGRAIRHRGDWAGILMVDERFRGEGVRGKLAGWIREGVKGVKEEDQGFGRVVGGLGAFVRGRRGGV comes from the exons ATGAATCTCTCCAACAATACCTCGGACATGGATACGGAGATTGAGATTCATAGTCCGGGGAGAGATTGGCATCATCCGTACACGCCGTATCCGATCCAAGAAACGTTTATGCAAACGGTGTGGGAGGTTTTGGAAGAGGGCAAGATTGGGATTTTGGAGAGTCCGACGGGGACGGGGAAGAGTCTGAGTTTGATTTGTGGCGGGGTGACGTGGTTGAGGGGGTGGAAGGGGAGAGTTTTTGAGGGGTTGCTTGAGGGGGGTGGGGGTGGGGATGGAGGGAATGGAGAGGGTATTGCAAGCTCGACGGAACCGGAGTGGGTGATTGAAGCGgcgagggagaggaggaaaagggAGTTGGTTtcgaggagggaggagatggagaggaggtTGGAGAGGATcagagagagggagaggaaggataGAGATAGGATGGCTGGAAAAGGAGATGGGAGGagtgggaagaggaggaagattggGGGGGATGGAAATGGGGATGTGAATGGAGAGAGTGCTGGTAAAAACGAAGATGAGTTTTTATTGGACGATTGGGATAGTGATGGGGAGGCTGGGGGTAGCGGGAAGAAAGGAACCGGAGATGAGACTATTTTTTCGAAAGAAACGCtggagttgaagaaaagtGTTGGGTTGTGGAGTCAAGgagtagaagatgaagatgaagaaccagatgatgagatgaag ATATTTTACTGTTCAAGAACTCATTCTCAGCTAACTCAATTTATTAACGAACTTCGACGAGTAGAATTCCCACCATCTATACCTCCATCAGACACGTCCTCAAAAGCATCagacgaaaagaaagaaccCCTTCACGAACACCTCAAACATCTAACCCTTGGTTCCCGCAAAAATCTGTGCATAAACCCCAAAGTAAATAAACTCAATTCCGTCACCGCGATCAACGAACGTTGCGCTGAGCTTCAACAATCTTCAACTCCCAAAGAACAAAAATGTCCTCATCTACCCAATAAAGATAACAAATCCCTCGTCAACACCTTTCGCGATCATGCGCTTGCTACGATCCGCGATATTGAGGATATGGGTTCTCTGGGGAAAGAAATCTCAATCTGTCCATACTATGCCTCTAGAGCAGCCATCAAACCCGCGGAAATAGTCACATTGCCTTACCCGTTACTTTTGCAAAAGAGCGCGAGAGAAGCGCTCGGGATTAGTTTGAAGGGACATGTGGTTATTATTGACGAGGCCCATAATTTGATGGATGCGATTGCGGGGATCTATGGGACGGAAATGGAGTTGAGGGAGTTGAAGTTAGCGAAGGAAATGTTGGGGAATTATTTTCGAAAGTTTGCAAAGAGGTTGGGGGGGAAGAATAGGATTTATGTGGCGCAGACGATTAGGGTGGTGGATAGCTTGGTGGGTTACTTGGTGAGGATGTTGGAGGGATCG GCAATAGATGGAGTAGTTTCTCAAAAAGACCTACTATCCGGAAAAGGAGCCGACCAGATCGATCTCTTCAAATTAATTCGCTATCTCCAAGAAAGTAAATTAGCACGCAAAGTCGAATCCTACACTGACCACATCCGAatatcacaaccacaaactTCCGTCTCCTCGTCCAAAAACAAAGGTCCCCCCAAATCAACCCCCATTCTGCATACCCTAACATCTCTCCTCCTCGCCCTCACTCACCCCACATCCGAAGGccaactcttctttctcaaacatGAGAACGACGTCACCCTTAAATTTCAACTCCTCAATCCCGCTATCCACTTCGATTCTATTGTTTCCTCCGCCCGCGCCGTCATTCTCGCCGGTGGAACAATGTCGCCTTTTTCAGATTACACATctattctctttccttccgTCCCGGCCcataaaatcaaaactctCTCCTGCGGCCACGTCATCCCGTCGAGTAATCTCTTCGCGAGTGTGGTCTCCAAAGGCCCCACGGGATATCCCTTCAAATGGACATTTGAAAACCGTGCGAATAcagagatgatggatgagcTAGGAAGAGTGCTGGTAAATGTTTGTACGGTTGTTCCAGGGGGTGTGGTAGTTTTCTTCCCCAGTTACAGGGTTTTAGATACGATTCTTGCGCGATTTGCGGTTGTTCAGCAGGGCAATAATAATAGTACGAGTAAACCCAAATCGCTACTCCAACGattagaagaaaagaaaacggTAGTGCGCGAAGCGAAAGAAGAGAGTGTGGAGGAGATCTTGAGGAGATATGGAAATGCGATTGCAGAGGGGAAGGGCGGGTTGCTGTTTAGTGTTGTGGGGGGAAAGTTGAGCGAGGGCATTAATTTCTCGGATGATTTGGGGAGAGCGGTTGTGATTGTTGGGTTGCCGTTTCCGAATGCTAGGACGGCGGAGTGGAGGAGAAGGTTGAGGTTTGTGGAGGAGAGTGCGGTGGCGAGGTTGTCGGGTGATTATTTAGggtctgcttcttcttctttgacaAGGTTGGGGCTGAAGGGTGGATAtgtggaaaaagaaaaagacgaAGAAGTAGAAAATGGAGAGACGGGAAGAAGCCAAAATACGGAAccacaaatacaaatacccATTCCACACGAGATCCAAGCACAGATCGCCCACaaagccaaagaagaagcgaaagatttctttgaaaatGTATGCATGCGAGCGGTGAATCAGAGTGTGGGGAGAGCGATTAGACATCGTGGAGATTGGGCGGGGATTTTGATGGTGGATGAGAGGTTtaggggggagggggtgaggGGGAAATTGGCGGGTTGGATTAGAGAGGGGGTGAAGGGGGTGAAGGAGGAGGATCAGGGATTTGGGAGGGTGGTGGGAGGACTGGGGGCGTTTGTtagggggaggagggggggcgtgtga